The following DNA comes from Alnus glutinosa chromosome 6, dhAlnGlut1.1, whole genome shotgun sequence.
TTGTGCTTATAAGAAAGAATTAAAATgataaccccaaggggttggctcaagtggaaAGGGtattggtctttgtggtaatcCCATGATGTCTAAGGTTCAAATTCCTTTGGGTGCAAATAATTCATTAGGGCTAGTCTGTCGGCGAAGCTGAAGTATTACCCAATCTGTATGGAGAGAGCGCTTTACATAAATCTAAAGTTTACCTAACAGAAGTGAATACATGAAGTGACCTTGCCTTGAAGGGGTTCCTTgtcatcaaaaaaagaaagaattcaaATGATGAGAACTTTCTGCTATGTTTACCAATGGTTCCATGTTTCACCAAATAAGAATCTTTTCGGACAGAATATTTtccaacaatttcttttttcactatgctctctctctctctctctctctctctcttctcggaaaaaaggaaaatttttggaTTATCTTGTCTTTGATACATCTTTGGAATTGTTTGTTGGCTTTTAGTCATGAAGTAGATAGTAGCATTTTGCATTCCTTTTCCTCTTGACAGAAAAGGTAGAACAGCCTTCCTGAAAGTCATTCTTTCATCTGTTCATTGCAGCAAATGACAGTGATCAAAGCTCAAGCAGGGGTCAAGAACAATCTCAGAAGATTGAATAAGAGCGTCATCCAGAATGGTTCAAACCATATCATTCAAGTGGTTGTTTttgctttaatttgtttctttgtgGTTTTCCTTTGGTCCAAGATGTCTAGAAAATGAGGACTATTCCACACTGCTGACCTGCCGCATCCAAAGAACTTCAATTGGAAGGTTTTGCTGGACCAATTGATTTATACCGGTTCTGTTGTAAAGCCCCTTGGCATGAGACATCTTTGACATGGTTTTAGAACACTAGCTATTAGATGTAGAaaaggaaaggattttagcggtATTCGCAGGTTATAATTGTGCTGTATGCCTGCATTTCAGAAATGGTTTCCGCATAAAAGAAAGCATTCTTTCATCCATATTCAAGTTTTCCCTACAAAGTTGTGCATTTTTGCTTGACCTATCGCAATTGTTGAATAAGTATCTTTCACCGGTAAAGTTGCAGTGATCTGTTTTAGCTTGTGAAATCCCACAAACTAGGAGttctaaacaaaaaattacacgGTTTCTGTTTTGTCTAATGCCTTGAAGATGATACCTGCAGGTTTGTTCTGCACAACTTGCTAAATGATGGGACAACAGATTCACCAAATGGTATCATGTATACTgttaaatgcaataaaataaatttttgacttTAAAATAGCTCATTCTCCGTTTTTGTATATGAAATTCTTAAATGTTCTAAGAATTTGAGTCAATATAAACGGTGGAGGGAATTTTTCTCTCAAATCATTCAAGAGTTGTAAGCTTTTTGACTTTCAAAGAGAGCCTTCTCTTCGCATTCTCATTTGTGTTGATTTCCTTTCGGAGTCTTCCTAGCTTTCGAGGGTCCTCTTAGAGAAACGTTTACTCAACCGCGTTCAACCAAAGTGAAATGATTAAAAGACGCAGTATTGGGTTTGGACATTTTAAAAACCATGACCCAAAGCATGCTTTGGGAAGTAATATTGTGAGCATTTAATGTAAGAAATTTCGCAAATTCCTACACAACTTCTCCTGTCTTAGCCGATACTCGTCTCTTGCAGGAGGGGGCAGTATCCGGGGTTTACTCCAGTCCCACGAAGGTGGGGTTAGGGGTTCCACgtcaaaaaaggcaaaaaaaaaaaaaaaaaatagaggacaaaatgaaaaatgtaagAAATGCTCTGAGGCAACGTAGAAGAGACCTCAAACCTGATCACAGAAGTTTTCATAAAACCTTAAGCTTTTTATGAAGTTTTCAGCCAATATTTTAGCCAAGCAGTGGATGAAGAATCTTCCTTGGTGGATACAATTGATGCTCTACGACTGATGTCCTAAGATATAATTATTTTGCTCCTAACTGGTCAAGtgctaaataaatattatacgtCAAATTTCCAATTCTCTACCTTGTCGGCGTTGCTGGGAGAAAACATTGTTTATGAAGTTGTGTTGAGAGATCCACCAATAACGGAAGTTGACTTTGAATACAGCaaccaaacaatgtcaatggAAGAGAGAAGGAAATATAAATGCCCTGAAAATCCAAGAGCCACTAACGACTAAACAATAAAGAAATGTAAGAGCTCCTATCATAAGGAGAAAATTTTATaagactcaaaaaaaaaagagacaaaatgtCACAACTGGAAAGAAAATCTACGCCACTAGCCAGGAATTCCTTACTACAAAAAGCCCCACGTTTCTTTTCTTTAAGGAGATAACATTCtacaattttttaacaaatatttaCAATAAGGGCCCGTATTTGCCCATTCTGCAAGTGAGGGGAATTCAAATCATAGATTGCCAAAGATTCTATTTACACATTAGTTGTGTCAGCTTATCATATTAGAACCATTATTAGGTCAAAATAGCAAACACGAAAATAAAGAATTGTAATGAGATCTCGAGCTGCAAGTTATCAGGTCACCATTTTGATCTGGAGAGTCAGCTTGTAATTATCATTTGCTCCAAGTCAGGCTCATCTCAAATCCCTATAATGAAAACAGCGGAGAAAGTGGTATTGGTGGAGTCAGTCCAGTCGGTAGGATCAAAAAGCTCTGCAGAGATTGTTAGCCTTCATGTTAGATGAACCATGCTGCTCTATTGGGCCTGTAGTACCACACACTCTACTCCTCTTTGGTCCAGAAATCCGAACATGTGAGACTGCAGTGGCGAGGGCATCGACTAAACCAAAGTCATCCTGATCCTCTGACTTGCAACTTTCAGATAATGAAACAGGACTTGAATCCTCACTGAGAGAGCTGCCAAGTATCCTGTTTCCATCTGACTTTAATCCGGCTGCAACCACATGTTGCCGGCTAGGTGCTCCAATATGGTTCTTCAATTTCGATCTAAGGGGTAGAGTCTTGGGCGTGCACTCTGTGTAGAACAATAACCATGGATGCCCTGAAGCACCGCCAATTCAAATCTCAATTAGATAGAAGAATTACAAACATCTCCAGAAGTCGGTCATCATTTAGTCTAAAGAACAGATCAGAATTACAAAGTAAGAAAACACACAAACACGACCTGCTCAATTGTgctaaaaagttaaaagaaaacaagcaaagaaaagaataaacTAGGCCATTGCAAGCAGACATAATACGACCTTTAGTAACTGACAGACCAGCAATGCGCGTCAAAAGAAAGGGGCAGGTTCACTGTGAAAACATTTTATCCGTCACACAAAACTTGCAAGATTAGCAAATATTTTGTAGACTATTTAAGTATGCAGGGTAAAAAGGGGAGCGCATAGAGAAGTTAGCATAGACCTAATTATAAGTTCCTTGCCGTTAGTGAAGTAAGGAATTTCTGGCTAGCGGTATAGATTCTTACTTAATACTTCATCTGCAGTTATCCTTGCCGAAACATCCCTCGTCAGCATTCTACCAAGAAGATCTCGTGCAGGTTTAGATATTGACTCCCATACCCCACTGTGGAAATCAAGCTCGAAATTCTTAATTGCCTCAAAAATCGCTTCTTTGGAATCTCCACGGAAGGGAAGAGCACCGACCAAGAGAGCATGGAGGAGAACACCAGCACTCCAAATATCAACCTTCTCAGAGTATTTTCCTAACAAAACTTCTGGGGCAACATAAGCAGGACTTCCAGCCAATCCGGTCAAGTTCTGACCTGCAGTATAATAATTTGCTCATTTCATAAGCAAGCTGACAGTTTTCACAGATAATCAACAATGTACAAGAAAGACGCTAATAACTTAAGTTACATTTAAGCAGGGAAAAGCCTAGCAAAAGCCTAGCAGGAACATAGAACACAGGACCAATAATATGGTACTAAACAAAGGATTGGTATTCAACGGCATATATAGGAGCAgtgagaaaaaattaaaagagaaaaatccaACAAAATGATGGCAGATGATCCACAATGATTTCACTGAAGATGCAAGCTCATTACAAGTGATTAAATATCCTTCTAGAAATTCTCATCCCTTTGCTAAGGCATGCAATAACAAGAACCTTTGACATGCAAACCCACAAGCTTTGTCACAAATATCAAGTTTCAAAATATAACCAGGTACATGGTACTACCACCGagtaagagaaaattaaaaggGAAGAATACACTTAAACTCCCTGAACTATCACCCGTTTTTAACATGACCCCATGAACTGTCAAGTGTGACATTAGGATATGTCAAACTACCAAATTGTGACCCCTCCGTCAACGCCAGACATTAAAATGAATAGAAAAGTAGTCACATGCATTGCACATGATCAATTGgacaaaattatttccaaaatacccccgcTTTTGGAAAATGActctcctttttcattttaggTGGCCGAACCCAAACCTTATGGGTTGggttcatttatttatttgataatttcgtttttttttttaagtttctatttacatttttaattttggtttttaagaAAACAAGGGGTACGTTAGGAAGAACAACATAAAACTTGTATATGACCACTTTTCCATCCATTTGAATGCCCGACACTaatagagggttttttttttttttttgttataatttggtAGTTTGACATATCCTAGTGTCTCAATtggcagttcatgggggcatgatAAAAACAAGTGTTAGTTCAGGAGGCTTAagtatatttttccaaaaaaaaaaaaaaaaatcatgcatgaACATGATATAAATATCCACCTGTAAAGACTCAAAATAcgatttatttgttttatataattttttcatcATCTCCAACCAATAAaatacacatgcatgcatgcacacgcaaacacacacacacacacagagcatATAGGAACAGCTTGGGTTGACTTTGCCATTGGTCTATTTACATACCAAATATGAAAACTAACTCTCTTAacttttttaagtgaaaaagtAATTCAAGTTATAGTAGTAATTATAGAAATGGTTTTTCGGATAAAGATAGGCACCCTCTTGCACAAAGTTCTGCCTGGAGGAAATGAAAAGAGCCCCTTCACTTCTGATCCTGCAGCTGACTGTTCCATGCAATGTTTCTGAAACAGACACAACTTTGGTCCCCCACATTCTGCAACCTACATGTTGTCTGGGAGTCTGTATGATACTTGTCTGATATGCCTACGGAAAAGGGATGAAAATATAGTTTCAAGGATCAATAAATTCGAGAGGCCTAATCCAAAGTCCTCCACCTTAGAATTCCCCTTGAGACACTTCTCTTCCTTGGCTGCTTCACTTGCAATCTTGGGTTTCCCACCTCCTAATGAGCGGAAACCTAATTAATCAAGTTTGAACTGCTTAGCTGCCCCTTTTCCAGGGAGACAGATGACTGGCTACAGGATGACCATGGTTCTCTAgtttaaattttaacaaatcaaattttcaagTCTAATTCTTATCTAACCTAATTCCTAAATTAAAGAATACGGTATTAAAGGTTCATTTTCCTTGCATACATTGATCATCCTTTGTCCAAtacattatttttcaatatgcGGATGTCTAGTGGACATCAGAATTAAATGTAGGGATGCATGGAAGGCAGTTAAACCAAATGGaactgtgattttaaaagacatAGAAACACTTTCTAGGAGCATCCTTCATCAAACTTCCATATTCGATTCTGATTTCGTAATCTGATGTCAAATAGACATAGTAACTAGCCCTGTAGAGAATATACATATGCTCGTtctgatactttttttttttaatcttatgtCAATCAAGTATAACCATAGACATTATAGAAAAAATGCTCATCAAGATTTCTTTTAGAAGCTACAATTGATACCATCCATTTGGATTTTTTCATCTGTTGTGTTCTTGTCACAGCTAGCAGATCAGGACAGACATGATCAGGGCCATGCAAAAGCATAATACTTCATTGACTCAAACAGCTACAGAAAGGTACAAGCTGGGGGTAGCCCTCCTTGCTCTCTTGGTTAATCTATATCACTTATCTATTAAAATGATGTATCCTTCACCCCACCGTCAACCTCTGTATTTTCATGTGCTTGGAATACTTGTTGCTGCTCTAAACAtgcatttaaaacatttttagtgGGCAAGTAGCATTCAAAAACATACTATCATTCAAACACTAAACTCGCGGTGCTACCAAGTCACCTGTagaaattacaataaaaatggGAACAAAAGTGACAATTCACGAGTATCATTCTATGTAGGAGGTATTCAGAACTAACCATTAGAAATTCTCGTGGCCAGGCCAAAATCAGCGAGCTTTATCTTTCCCAAAGTTGTGAGCAGAATATTCTCAGGCTTAATATCTCTATGCACAACTCCCATATCATGACAATACTTGATAACTAACATTACTTCCTTGAATATATTGGCCGCACGGTGCTCTGAATATTGAACTTCTTGGACCATCTGATTAATCAAACATCCCCCAGAGCACAACTCCATCACAAGATGAAAACAGTCAGGCTCCTCGTACACAGCCTGCAATGTTACAACCCCGGGATGACCAGACAAGTGCTGCATTATCTCTACCTCCCTGTGAACTGTTTCCTCCCCCTTCCGCAAAGTTTTGCATGCATATTCCACTCCACTAACCCTAGACCGACACGACCAAACTGATCCAAATTTGCCTTTCCCAATTGTGGCACCTGAAATGTAATCATCCTCAATCTTGTTCTTCCGACCCATTTGGGTGGCAACATCGATACACCCTATCTTCCTCTTGAGACCTCTCCCTGGTGGGACCAAAGACGAAGTCCCACAAGTTGGAGCAGTGGCAATGCCCGCAAGCCTATTTTTACAAGAAAGAACGGATTCAGTGTCGGCATCTTCTTTACACTTCTTGTTCAACCTTGTATAATCTTCTAGCGAATAATGAGAGGTGAAATACGACGTTGGTGAATCATGGGTTGATGTTAAAGTGGCTGGTGAGCTCGCATCTGTTTCGCTtcctttcctcttcttcctcatcaaatCAGAGAAAGTGATAATATCATACCCTCTATTTGGCTgctcagaaaacatttaaaaacgaataaaaacaattattcggataataacaataatatcgTCATACACTACCCAAATTTCCAAGAAGAAGATTCAAAACCCAGTGAATTGGAATTTTCAGCTCTCCgggaaataatttttctaaaaaaaatactaaattctCTTGCAatgaattacaaaaaatatgattACTTTGCATTTGTCGCACCAATATACAATTAGTGTCAGATTAATCTTCAAATACtaggaaaataaattaagggtTAGGGAAAAAGAATGAACCTTTGCGCCAAGACAATGCCCCTCTATTTCCAGAGATCAGATTGGTAGGGAATACAGAAAGATATCCAAAAGCTATGAACCAATGATTGTTAGAGAAAATCGGAAACGAAAATTGGCGTATCGGTATCTAAATCTAGAGGAATTAGGATCGGACCAGAAACCCTAGAACGAAAATTAGGAGCAGAAGATTCTACGAATCAAATAATTGGTCATAGTCCATAGAGGTGGGTTTGGG
Coding sequences within:
- the LOC133870981 gene encoding serine/threonine-protein kinase PEPKR2 translates to MRKKRKGSETDASSPATLTSTHDSPTSYFTSHYSLEDYTRLNKKCKEDADTESVLSCKNRLAGIATAPTCGTSSLVPPGRGLKRKIGCIDVATQMGRKNKIEDDYISGATIGKGKFGSVWSCRSRVSGVEYACKTLRKGEETVHREVEIMQHLSGHPGVVTLQAVYEEPDCFHLVMELCSGGCLINQMVQEVQYSEHRAANIFKEVMLVIKYCHDMGVVHRDIKPENILLTTLGKIKLADFGLATRISNGQNLTGLAGSPAYVAPEVLLGKYSEKVDIWSAGVLLHALLVGALPFRGDSKEAIFEAIKNFELDFHSGVWESISKPARDLLGRMLTRDVSARITADEVLRHPWLLFYTECTPKTLPLRSKLKNHIGAPSRQHVVAAGLKSDGNRILGSSLSEDSSPVSLSESCKSEDQDDFGLVDALATAVSHVRISGPKRSRVCGTTGPIEQHGSSNMKANNLCRAF